Proteins found in one Amycolatopsis umgeniensis genomic segment:
- a CDS encoding threonine ammonia-lyase, with product MELVSIEEIRDAASRIKGAAVRTPLLEQSWAPLWLKPESLQRIGAFKVRGAYNAIASLDEDQRARGVVAFSSGNHAQAVAYSAKRFGIPAVIIVPDVAPRAKVEATKALGAEVIEVPIDRQQSSALAVAEERGLSFIPPYDHRDVIAGQGTVGLEIAEDLPDAAAVLVPLSGGGLASGVGTAIKALLPGTKVIGVEPELAADTAESLRAGKRIEWPMDLRARTSADGLRAQPSDLTFAHLQSVLDDVITVSEEEIGDAVRTLAHRARLIAEPSGATATAAYLFHRDELPEGKVVSVVSGGNLDPATLTELLA from the coding sequence ATGGAATTGGTCTCGATCGAGGAAATCCGCGACGCGGCGAGCCGCATCAAAGGCGCCGCGGTGCGCACGCCGTTGCTGGAACAGTCGTGGGCGCCGTTGTGGCTCAAACCGGAAAGCCTGCAGCGGATCGGTGCGTTCAAGGTGCGCGGCGCCTACAACGCGATCGCCTCGCTGGACGAAGATCAGCGCGCTCGCGGAGTCGTCGCGTTCTCCAGCGGCAACCACGCGCAAGCGGTCGCTTACTCGGCGAAACGGTTCGGAATCCCCGCGGTGATCATCGTCCCGGACGTCGCCCCGCGTGCGAAGGTCGAAGCCACCAAGGCGCTGGGCGCCGAAGTCATCGAAGTCCCGATCGACCGTCAGCAGTCCTCCGCGCTCGCCGTCGCCGAGGAACGAGGTCTCTCCTTCATCCCGCCGTACGACCACCGCGACGTCATCGCGGGGCAGGGCACCGTCGGGCTGGAGATCGCCGAAGACCTGCCGGACGCCGCCGCCGTCCTCGTCCCGCTCAGCGGCGGCGGGCTGGCTTCGGGTGTCGGCACGGCGATCAAGGCGCTCCTCCCCGGCACGAAGGTCATCGGCGTCGAGCCCGAGCTCGCGGCCGACACCGCCGAGAGCCTGCGCGCGGGCAAGCGGATCGAATGGCCGATGGATCTGCGGGCGCGGACCAGCGCCGACGGCCTGAGGGCCCAGCCGTCGGACCTGACCTTCGCCCACCTCCAGTCGGTGCTGGACGACGTCATCACCGTTTCCGAAGAGGAGATCGGGGACGCCGTCCGGACGCTGGCGCACCGCGCCCGCCTGATCGCCGAGCCGAGCGGCGCCACCGCGACCGCCGCGTACCTGTTCCACC
- the thiO gene encoding glycine oxidase ThiO: MKELSVVGGGVIGLAVAWRASARGHRVTVYDPDPGRGASWLAGGMLAPVTEAWPGEEDVLTLGEASLRRWPDFARDLAKEGVDPGLSPHGTLVVALDGADAGNLEMLAAYLTELGREVERLTGREARRTEPGLASTVRSGLLVPGDLAVDNRRLLRALKHACDERGVAFRHETVTELEHLDGDVVLAAGAWTGRLHPALADAVRPLKGEILRLRPRRGCLPPPVRTVRAMVEGRPIYLVPREDGQLVLGATQYEAGFDETVTVRGVRELLEGAERVFPGITEYELVETAAGLRAASVDTMPFIGELGEGVFAATGHHRNGLLMAPLTADAAVAWLDGGPLPDEVAAATPARRSEERV, from the coding sequence ATGAAGGAACTTTCGGTTGTCGGCGGCGGGGTCATCGGCCTCGCGGTCGCTTGGCGCGCGTCCGCGCGCGGCCATCGCGTCACCGTGTACGACCCTGATCCCGGCCGCGGCGCGTCTTGGCTCGCGGGCGGCATGCTCGCGCCGGTCACCGAGGCCTGGCCCGGCGAGGAGGACGTCCTCACCCTCGGCGAGGCATCGCTGCGGCGCTGGCCGGATTTCGCCCGTGACCTGGCGAAAGAAGGTGTCGACCCGGGGCTTTCGCCGCACGGCACGCTCGTCGTCGCGCTGGACGGCGCCGACGCGGGGAACCTCGAAATGCTCGCCGCGTACCTCACCGAACTCGGCCGCGAGGTCGAACGGCTGACCGGCCGCGAGGCCCGCCGCACCGAACCGGGTCTCGCCTCCACTGTCCGAAGTGGACTGCTGGTCCCCGGTGATCTGGCCGTGGACAACAGAAGGCTGCTGCGCGCACTCAAACACGCCTGCGACGAGCGCGGGGTCGCGTTCCGCCACGAAACCGTCACCGAGCTCGAACACCTCGACGGCGACGTCGTCCTCGCCGCCGGAGCCTGGACCGGACGTCTGCACCCCGCGCTCGCCGACGCTGTCCGCCCGCTGAAGGGCGAGATCCTCCGCCTGCGGCCGCGCCGGGGCTGCCTGCCGCCACCGGTGAGGACCGTCCGCGCGATGGTCGAGGGCCGCCCGATCTACCTCGTCCCGCGGGAAGACGGCCAACTCGTGCTCGGCGCGACCCAGTACGAGGCCGGTTTCGACGAGACCGTCACCGTCCGGGGCGTTCGTGAGCTGCTCGAAGGCGCGGAGCGCGTCTTCCCGGGCATCACCGAATACGAACTCGTCGAGACCGCCGCCGGATTGCGCGCGGCCAGCGTCGACACCATGCCTTTCATCGGTGAGCTGGGCGAAGGTGTCTTCGCCGCGACGGGTCACCATCGCAACGGTCTCCTGATGGCCCCGCTCACCGCGGACGCCGCGGTCGCCTGGCTGGACGGCGGGCCGTTGCCGGACGAGGTCGCGGCGGCGACGCCGGCGCGGCGAAGCGAGGAGCGAGTGTGA
- the thiD gene encoding bifunctional hydroxymethylpyrimidine kinase/phosphomethylpyrimidine kinase: MSENPSPPSALTIAGSDSGGAAGLQADLRTFLTCGVHGLVAVTAVTVQNTLGVHDRTDIPARIVAGQIEAVAADMGVNAAKTGMLASAEIIHAVAAACDKAEIGRDAKVPFVVDPVAASMHGHPLFDEDGLVALRDELLPRATVLTPNLDEVRLLTGMTVTTREQMHQAAVVLHRLGPKYVLVKSGHLVSDPECVDVLFDGSTFVELPGERFATQHTHGAGDTMASALTAGLAKGMSVVEAARYGKWFVSHAVENAYPMGAKVGPVSAFWRLAPEH; the protein is encoded by the coding sequence ATGAGCGAGAACCCGAGCCCGCCGTCCGCGCTGACCATCGCGGGCTCCGACTCCGGCGGCGCCGCCGGACTCCAGGCCGACCTCCGTACGTTCCTCACCTGCGGGGTGCACGGTCTGGTCGCGGTCACCGCCGTGACCGTCCAGAACACCCTCGGCGTGCACGACCGCACCGACATCCCGGCGCGGATCGTCGCGGGGCAGATCGAGGCCGTCGCGGCCGACATGGGCGTCAACGCGGCCAAGACCGGCATGCTCGCCTCGGCCGAGATCATCCACGCCGTCGCCGCAGCCTGCGACAAGGCCGAGATCGGCCGCGACGCCAAAGTGCCGTTCGTGGTCGACCCGGTCGCGGCGTCGATGCACGGGCATCCGCTGTTCGACGAGGACGGCCTGGTGGCGCTGCGCGACGAACTCCTGCCGCGCGCGACCGTCCTCACGCCGAACCTCGACGAGGTCCGGCTGCTGACCGGGATGACCGTGACCACCCGCGAACAGATGCACCAGGCGGCCGTCGTCCTGCACCGGCTCGGCCCGAAATACGTGCTCGTGAAGAGCGGTCACCTCGTCTCCGACCCCGAGTGCGTCGACGTGCTCTTCGACGGCTCCACGTTCGTCGAACTGCCCGGCGAGCGGTTCGCGACGCAGCACACGCACGGCGCCGGGGACACCATGGCGTCGGCGCTGACGGCCGGTCTCGCGAAGGGGATGTCCGTCGTGGAGGCCGCCCGCTACGGCAAGTGGTTCGTCTCACACGCGGTCGAAAACGCCTACCCCATGGGCGCGAAGGTCGGTCCGGTTTCGGCGTTTTGGCGGCTTGCGCCGGAGCACTGA
- a CDS encoding ion transporter, which produces MTGRETVAKVVEARGFQNFIIAVIVFNAVTLGLETSTRMLAEYGPLLHAVDYIALTIFVLELCAKFYAYRAKFFRDPWNIFDLLVVGIAVIPTTGPFAVLRALRVLRVLRLISVVPSMRKVVTGLLAAIPGMASIAALLALIIFVAGVMATKLFGAISPENFGDLGTSLFTLFQVMTGEAWPDIAKEIMKEAPMAWVFFVVYILVSSFAVLNLFIAVVVSGMEDELRQDIREEEAKQAETQAMANKEILDELRALRAEVAELSALRQR; this is translated from the coding sequence GTGACCGGACGCGAAACGGTGGCCAAGGTCGTCGAGGCCCGGGGCTTTCAGAACTTCATCATCGCCGTGATCGTCTTCAACGCCGTCACACTCGGCTTGGAGACTTCGACGCGGATGCTCGCCGAGTACGGGCCGCTGCTGCACGCTGTCGACTACATCGCGCTCACGATCTTCGTGCTCGAGCTCTGCGCGAAGTTCTACGCCTACCGCGCGAAGTTCTTCCGTGACCCGTGGAACATCTTCGACCTGCTCGTCGTCGGCATCGCGGTGATCCCCACGACCGGCCCGTTCGCGGTGCTGCGGGCGTTGCGGGTCCTGCGGGTGCTGCGGCTGATCTCGGTCGTGCCGTCGATGCGGAAGGTCGTCACCGGACTGCTCGCGGCGATCCCCGGGATGGCCTCGATCGCCGCGCTGCTCGCGCTGATCATCTTCGTCGCGGGCGTGATGGCGACGAAGCTCTTCGGGGCCATCTCACCGGAGAACTTCGGCGACCTCGGCACTTCGCTGTTCACCCTGTTCCAGGTGATGACCGGCGAGGCGTGGCCGGACATCGCCAAAGAGATCATGAAGGAAGCACCCATGGCCTGGGTGTTCTTCGTGGTCTACATCCTCGTGTCCAGCTTCGCGGTGCTGAACCTCTTCATCGCCGTTGTGGTCAGCGGGATGGAGGACGAGCTTCGCCAGGACATCCGCGAGGAAGAGGCGAAGCAGGCCGAAACCCAGGCCATGGCGAACAAGGAGATCCTCGACGAGCTTCGGGCTCTTCGCGCCGAAGTCGCGGAGCTCAGCGCTCTTCGTCAGCGATGA
- a CDS encoding MarR family transcriptional regulator, with the protein MTTSAVQDVSGRLFLAVGRLSRSLRQAGVPGPGHGAISALATLVHYGQLRLGDLAAKEGVAAATMSRIVASLVEAGYVSRESDPIDRRAWLAEATEEGERLVSGVRSTRVHELGKRLERLTPEHQAALAAALPALEALIADEER; encoded by the coding sequence GTGACCACGTCAGCGGTCCAGGATGTTTCGGGCAGATTGTTCCTGGCGGTGGGACGGTTGTCCCGGTCACTCCGTCAAGCGGGCGTGCCCGGACCCGGCCACGGCGCGATCTCGGCGCTCGCCACGCTCGTGCACTACGGCCAGCTCCGTCTGGGTGATCTCGCGGCGAAGGAAGGCGTCGCCGCGGCCACCATGTCGAGGATCGTCGCTTCGCTCGTCGAAGCGGGCTACGTCAGCCGTGAGTCGGACCCGATCGACAGGAGGGCCTGGCTCGCGGAGGCCACCGAAGAGGGCGAGAGGCTGGTTTCCGGCGTCCGGTCGACGCGGGTGCACGAACTGGGCAAGCGCCTCGAACGGCTGACTCCGGAGCACCAGGCGGCGCTCGCGGCGGCTCTGCCCGCTCTCGAAGCGCTCATCGCTGACGAAGAGCGCTGA
- a CDS encoding thiazole synthase, which produces MDGDHLVIGEYKLSSRLIIGTGGAANLAVVERALVASGTELTTVAMRKADAEGGSGVLELLRRLGIRLLPNTAGCRTAAEAILTAQLAREALETDLVKLEVHADDRTLLPDPFETLEAAERLTADGFTVLAYTNDDPVLALRLEEAGCAAVMPLGAPIGTGLGIRNPHNIELIVSRAGVPVILDAGIGTASDATLAMELGCDAVLLSTAVTRAADPERMASAMRAAVTAGRLAAGAGRIPQRFWAHASSPPR; this is translated from the coding sequence ATGGACGGTGACCACCTCGTCATCGGCGAGTACAAGCTTTCGTCACGGCTGATCATCGGCACCGGCGGCGCCGCGAACCTCGCCGTGGTGGAACGCGCGCTCGTGGCGTCCGGCACGGAACTCACCACGGTCGCGATGCGCAAGGCCGACGCCGAAGGCGGCTCCGGCGTGCTCGAACTGCTCCGGCGGCTCGGCATCCGTCTGCTACCCAACACCGCCGGGTGCCGGACGGCGGCCGAAGCGATCCTCACCGCCCAGCTGGCGCGCGAAGCGCTCGAAACCGACCTCGTCAAGCTGGAGGTCCACGCCGACGACCGCACGCTGCTGCCGGATCCGTTCGAGACCCTCGAAGCGGCCGAGCGGCTCACCGCGGACGGCTTCACCGTGCTCGCGTACACCAACGACGATCCGGTGCTGGCGCTGCGGCTGGAGGAGGCGGGCTGCGCGGCGGTGATGCCGCTCGGCGCGCCGATCGGCACCGGTCTCGGTATCCGGAATCCGCACAACATCGAGTTGATCGTGTCGCGCGCGGGTGTCCCGGTGATCCTCGACGCCGGTATCGGCACGGCTTCCGACGCGACGCTGGCGATGGAGCTCGGCTGCGACGCCGTACTGCTCTCCACCGCCGTGACCAGGGCCGCGGATCCGGAACGGATGGCGTCGGCGATGCGCGCCGCCGTCACCGCGGGACGGCTGGCCGCGGGCGCGGGACGGATTCCCCAGCGGTTCTGGGCACACGCTTCGAGTCCGCCTCGATAA
- the thiS gene encoding sulfur carrier protein ThiS — protein MEIQVNGQWREFPDGTTVEGVLEALGTAVRGVAVAVDGVVVRRGEWPEAVVRKGASVDILTAVQGG, from the coding sequence ATGGAGATCCAGGTCAACGGCCAGTGGCGCGAGTTCCCCGACGGGACCACCGTCGAGGGCGTGCTCGAGGCACTCGGCACGGCGGTGCGAGGCGTCGCGGTCGCGGTGGACGGCGTGGTCGTCCGGCGCGGCGAATGGCCGGAAGCCGTGGTGCGCAAGGGCGCCAGCGTCGACATCCTCACCGCGGTCCAAGGAGGCTGA
- the thiE gene encoding thiamine phosphate synthase, with product MPTLSDPRIRARLANARLYLCTDARSGRGDLAEFADAALAGGVDIIQLRDKTGGAPIEAKHEIAALEVLAEACERHGKLLAVNDRADVALAVGAHVLHLGQDDIPVALAREIVGDDVVIGRSTHSAEQAKAAAEEPGVDYFCTGPCWPTPTKPGRSAPGLDLVRATAAFGTSRPWFAIGGIDAERLPEVLDAGASRIVVVRAITGAEDPEAAARTLRSALA from the coding sequence ATGCCCACCCTGTCTGATCCGCGGATCCGCGCACGGCTCGCGAACGCCCGCCTGTACCTCTGCACCGACGCCCGGTCCGGCCGCGGCGATCTCGCCGAATTCGCCGACGCGGCACTGGCCGGCGGAGTCGACATCATCCAGCTGAGGGACAAGACCGGCGGCGCCCCGATCGAGGCGAAACACGAGATCGCGGCGCTGGAAGTGCTCGCGGAGGCGTGCGAGAGGCACGGGAAGCTGCTGGCGGTGAACGACCGCGCGGACGTCGCGCTCGCCGTCGGCGCGCACGTGCTGCACCTGGGCCAGGACGACATCCCGGTGGCGCTGGCCCGCGAGATCGTCGGCGACGACGTGGTGATCGGCCGCTCCACCCATTCGGCCGAACAGGCCAAGGCGGCCGCCGAAGAGCCCGGCGTCGACTACTTCTGCACCGGCCCGTGCTGGCCGACGCCGACCAAGCCCGGCCGCTCGGCTCCGGGGCTCGACCTGGTGCGCGCTACGGCCGCTTTCGGGACGTCGCGGCCGTGGTTCGCGATCGGCGGGATCGACGCCGAGCGGCTGCCCGAGGTGCTGGACGCGGGCGCGTCGCGGATCGTCGTCGTCCGGGCGATCACCGGCGCCGAAGACCCCGAGGCGGCCGCTCGCACGCTGCGCTCCGCCCTCGCCTGA